One window from the genome of Erwinia sorbitola encodes:
- the trpCF gene encoding bifunctional indole-3-glycerol-phosphate synthase TrpC/phosphoribosylanthranilate isomerase TrpF yields the protein MQETVLTKIVQDKALWLTERQQQQPLETFQNDITPSTRSFYEALKGARTVFILECKKASPSKGVIRADFDPAVIAEVYKHYASAISVLTDEKYFQGSFDFLPIVSAIVTQPVLCKDFIIDPYQIYLARYHQADAILLMLSVLNDDQYRQLAAVAHSLNMGVLTEVISDEELERATALGAKVVGINNRDLRDLTIDLDRTRRLAPKVAHGVTVISESGINSYAQVRELSHFANGFLIGSALMSEDDLAAAVRRVIIGDNKVCGLTREEDARAALEAGALYGGLIFAEGSPRQISVEHAQQIIPAAALKYVGVFRNNKISDVVTYSEQLKLAAVQLHGDEDRDYVNQLRGLLPESVQIWKAFSIQESLPARDWAGVDRYVFDHGNGGSGQAFDWSLLQGQPLDNVLLAGGLSAENCVQAAQLGCAGLDFNSGVESAPGVKDAGKIASVFQTLKAY from the coding sequence ATGCAGGAAACCGTACTCACTAAAATCGTCCAGGATAAAGCTCTCTGGCTGACAGAACGTCAGCAGCAGCAGCCGCTGGAGACTTTTCAGAATGATATAACGCCTTCTACCCGGAGTTTTTATGAGGCGCTGAAAGGTGCGCGCACCGTGTTTATTCTGGAGTGTAAAAAGGCGTCGCCATCAAAAGGCGTGATCCGTGCAGACTTTGATCCGGCAGTGATTGCCGAAGTGTACAAGCATTATGCCTCTGCCATTTCAGTGCTGACGGACGAGAAATACTTCCAGGGAAGCTTTGATTTTCTGCCCATCGTCAGCGCCATTGTGACTCAGCCGGTGCTGTGCAAAGATTTTATTATTGACCCGTATCAGATCTACCTGGCGCGTTATCACCAGGCTGATGCCATTCTGCTGATGCTGTCGGTATTGAACGACGATCAGTATCGTCAGCTTGCCGCCGTGGCACACAGTCTGAATATGGGCGTGTTAACGGAAGTTATCAGTGACGAAGAGCTGGAACGCGCCACGGCGCTGGGGGCGAAAGTGGTCGGGATTAATAACCGTGACCTGCGCGACCTCACAATCGATCTTGATCGCACCCGTCGCCTGGCCCCAAAGGTGGCCCATGGTGTAACCGTGATCAGCGAATCCGGCATTAACAGCTATGCACAGGTGCGCGAACTGAGCCACTTTGCTAACGGTTTCCTGATTGGTTCAGCGCTGATGTCTGAAGATGACCTCGCTGCTGCGGTACGCCGGGTTATTATTGGTGATAATAAAGTGTGTGGCCTGACCCGTGAGGAAGATGCCCGTGCTGCCCTGGAAGCGGGTGCCCTCTACGGCGGGCTGATTTTTGCCGAAGGTTCACCGCGTCAGATTAGCGTTGAGCATGCACAGCAGATCATTCCTGCGGCGGCACTGAAATATGTTGGGGTGTTTCGTAATAACAAAATAAGTGACGTTGTCACTTATTCTGAGCAGCTCAAGCTGGCAGCAGTACAGCTACACGGTGATGAAGACCGTGACTACGTAAACCAGCTGCGCGGCTTGTTACCCGAAAGCGTGCAAATCTGGAAAGCGTTCAGCATTCAAGAGAGCCTCCCCGCCCGCGACTGGGCTGGCGTTGACCGTTACGTGTTCGATCACGGCAATGGCGGCAGCGGTCAGGCGTTCGACTGGTCGCTGTTACAAGGTCAGCCGCTGGATAACGTGCTGCTGGCCGGCGGCCTCAGCGCAGAAAATTGTGTGCAGGCGGCACAGCTTGGCTGTGCGGGTCTCGACTTCAACTCCGGCGTGGAGAGTGCCCCCGGAGTGAAGGACGCAGGTAAAATTGCCTCAGTGTTTCAGACACTGAAAGCCTACTGA
- the trpB gene encoding tryptophan synthase subunit beta codes for MTRLNPYFGEFGGMYVPQILMPALLQLEDAFISAQSDPAFQAEFTDLLKNYAGRPTALTLCKNLTKGTKTRLYLKREDLLHGGAHKTNQVLGQALLAKRMGKNEIIAETGAGQHGVASALASALLGLKCRIYMGAKDIERQSPNVFRMKLMGAEVIPVHSGSATLKDACNEALRDWSGSYETAHYMLGTAAGPHPFPTIVREFQRMIGEETKAQILEKEGRLPDALIACVGGGSNAIGMFADFIDDTSVGLIGVEPAGHGIESGEHGAPLKHGRVGIYFGMKAPMMQTSDGQIEESYSISAGLDFPSVGPQHAHLNSIGRADYVSITDDEALEAFKTLCRSEGIIPALESSHALAHALKMMRENPEKEQLLVVNLSGRGDKDIFTVHDIFTAKGEI; via the coding sequence ATGACCAGATTAAATCCGTATTTTGGTGAGTTTGGCGGCATGTATGTGCCGCAGATCCTGATGCCTGCGCTGCTTCAGCTGGAAGATGCCTTTATCAGCGCCCAAAGCGATCCGGCGTTCCAGGCGGAATTTACCGACCTGCTGAAAAACTATGCGGGCCGCCCAACAGCACTGACGCTGTGTAAAAACCTGACTAAAGGCACCAAAACCCGCCTCTATCTGAAGCGCGAAGATCTGCTGCACGGCGGCGCGCACAAAACCAACCAGGTGCTGGGTCAGGCTTTACTGGCAAAACGCATGGGGAAAAACGAAATTATCGCCGAGACCGGTGCAGGCCAGCATGGCGTGGCATCTGCCCTTGCCAGCGCACTGCTTGGCCTGAAATGCCGTATCTATATGGGCGCTAAAGATATTGAGCGCCAGTCGCCGAACGTCTTTCGTATGAAGCTGATGGGCGCAGAGGTTATTCCCGTCCACAGCGGTTCCGCCACGCTGAAAGATGCCTGTAACGAAGCGCTGCGCGACTGGTCTGGCAGCTATGAAACCGCCCACTATATGCTGGGTACTGCCGCCGGCCCGCATCCGTTCCCGACTATCGTGCGTGAATTCCAGCGAATGATTGGTGAAGAAACCAAAGCACAGATTCTTGAAAAAGAGGGTCGCCTGCCGGATGCGCTGATCGCCTGTGTGGGTGGCGGTTCTAACGCCATCGGCATGTTTGCTGACTTTATTGATGATACCAGCGTCGGCCTGATCGGCGTTGAACCTGCCGGGCACGGTATCGAAAGCGGTGAGCACGGCGCGCCGCTGAAGCACGGTCGCGTTGGCATCTATTTCGGTATGAAGGCACCAATGATGCAGACGTCGGACGGACAGATAGAGGAGTCCTACTCTATTTCTGCCGGCCTCGACTTCCCATCCGTCGGGCCGCAGCATGCTCACCTCAACAGCATTGGCCGCGCTGATTATGTCTCGATTACCGATGATGAAGCGCTGGAGGCATTTAAAACTCTGTGCCGCAGCGAGGGGATTATTCCTGCTCTGGAGTCGTCACACGCGCTGGCTCATGCGCTGAAAATGATGCGGGAAAATCCAGAAAAAGAGCAACTGCTGGTGGTTAACCTTTCCGGCCGTGGTGACAAAGACATTTTTACCGTGCATGACATCTTTACTGCTAAGGGAGAAATCTGA